From a region of the uncultured Draconibacterium sp. genome:
- a CDS encoding gamma-glutamyl-gamma-aminobutyrate hydrolase family protein, translating into MPEILIVNNAEPGIQEFAAPIEQLVLEAGSTPILIEYAACANTNLTEFDGIILTGSPQGDDIVEHHAPYFEWIKYFEKPVLGICAGHHVTGYLYEAELLRSQEPESGDFEVEIVKADPLFNKLPQKFKVRQMHNDSITLPNDFELLVTSASCKNQLMKHKDKPLYTCQFHPEFYNHKLIWNFISLCK; encoded by the coding sequence ATGCCTGAAATATTAATTGTAAATAATGCCGAGCCAGGAATTCAGGAATTTGCAGCACCGATTGAACAACTGGTTCTGGAGGCCGGTTCTACGCCAATACTTATTGAATATGCTGCCTGTGCAAATACAAACCTAACGGAGTTTGATGGTATAATCTTAACCGGCTCTCCGCAAGGCGACGACATTGTTGAGCATCACGCTCCCTATTTTGAATGGATAAAATATTTTGAGAAACCGGTACTTGGTATTTGTGCCGGACACCATGTTACCGGTTATTTATACGAAGCAGAATTGTTGCGAAGCCAGGAACCGGAATCGGGCGACTTTGAGGTGGAGATCGTTAAGGCCGATCCGCTATTTAATAAACTGCCGCAAAAGTTTAAAGTGAGGCAAATGCACAACGACTCGATAACTTTGCCCAACGATTTTGAATTGCTGGTTACTTCGGCAAGCTGCAAAAACCAATTGATGAAACACAAAGACAAACCCTTATACACCTGCCAGTTTCACCCGGAGTTTTATAACCACAAGCTTATCTGGAATTTTATATCGCTTTGTAAGTAG